One genomic region from Parerythrobacter aestuarii encodes:
- a CDS encoding SDR family NAD(P)-dependent oxidoreductase, translating to MSEPARTLAQFDIAGRSGFVTGAASGIGLAYAEVLAEAGARVTLTDIDAEGVRRETERLLAAGHDVRCNVLDVTDRAACGAAVDAHAAAFGGLDICFANAGLGEGPGWVSPTGERVPDGQVDSYDDALWDRSIAINLTGSYNTMRHAARVMKAGGKGGSIIATASNAGMILEPIVPMPYHPAKAGVLHMVRALALELAAHRIRVNAIAPGPFVTNIGDGWAKKDPAVKAAFDKTIPLGSMAETYQMKPLALYLASDASSFMTGSTLLIDGGVALGAVQ from the coding sequence ATGAGCGAGCCGGCCAGGACACTCGCGCAGTTCGATATCGCCGGGCGCAGCGGTTTCGTCACCGGGGCGGCTTCGGGCATCGGGCTTGCCTATGCCGAAGTGCTGGCCGAGGCCGGGGCACGGGTGACGCTGACCGATATCGATGCCGAGGGTGTACGGCGCGAGACCGAGCGGTTGCTGGCAGCAGGGCATGATGTGCGCTGCAATGTGCTCGACGTGACCGATCGCGCAGCCTGCGGGGCCGCCGTGGATGCCCATGCTGCGGCTTTCGGCGGGCTCGACATCTGCTTCGCCAATGCGGGGCTTGGAGAAGGGCCGGGTTGGGTCAGTCCAACCGGCGAGCGTGTACCCGATGGGCAAGTCGATTCCTATGACGATGCACTGTGGGATCGCTCGATCGCCATCAACCTGACCGGTTCCTACAACACCATGCGCCATGCCGCGCGGGTGATGAAGGCGGGCGGAAAGGGTGGTTCGATCATCGCCACCGCGTCCAACGCCGGCATGATCCTCGAGCCGATCGTGCCGATGCCGTATCATCCGGCCAAGGCCGGGGTGCTGCATATGGTCCGCGCGTTGGCGCTGGAGCTGGCGGCACACCGGATCCGGGTCAATGCGATCGCGCCGGGACCCTTCGTCACCAATATCGGCGACGGCTGGGCTAAGAAGGACCCGGCGGTGAAGGCCGCTTTCGACAAGACCATCCCGCTCGGCAGCATGGCCGAAACGTACCAGATGAAGCCGCTGGCGCTCTATCTCGCCAGCGATGCTTCGAGCTTCATGACCGGGTCGACCCTGCTGATCGATGGCGGCGTGGCGCTGGGCGCGGTGCAGTGA
- a CDS encoding 2,4'-dihydroxyacetophenone dioxygenase family protein encodes MADKMKAPPSALAEIVDVGFEHKHLVDRLSPGGRYIDAQTDVDSPWVPFGDNAAIKHLAFDVRQGIFSNILWVKEAAAIGTHLHRGTIVMVCLEGTVRYLEYDWVATPGGLILEVPGESHTLVTEHPEGCKLFGWMQGPIEFFDENGENPMTADVWWFIDHYESYCKEQGIPINEKLYL; translated from the coding sequence ATGGCCGACAAAATGAAAGCCCCCCCGTCCGCGCTGGCGGAAATCGTCGACGTGGGTTTCGAACACAAGCACCTGGTGGACCGGCTCAGCCCCGGCGGGCGCTATATCGATGCGCAGACCGACGTCGACAGCCCCTGGGTCCCATTTGGCGACAATGCCGCGATCAAGCATTTGGCCTTCGATGTGCGGCAGGGGATCTTCTCCAACATCCTGTGGGTCAAGGAAGCCGCTGCCATCGGCACGCATTTGCACCGCGGAACTATCGTCATGGTCTGCCTCGAAGGCACGGTGCGCTATCTCGAATACGACTGGGTCGCGACGCCGGGCGGGCTGATCCTCGAGGTTCCTGGCGAAAGCCACACGCTGGTGACCGAGCATCCGGAAGGCTGCAAGCTGTTCGGCTGGATGCAGGGCCCGATCGAATTCTTCGACGAGAACGGCGAGAACCCTATGACCGCCGACGTGTGGTGGTTCATCGACCACTACGAAAGCTACTGCAAGGAACAGGGCATCCCGATCAACGAGAAGCTCTATCTGTAA
- a CDS encoding aromatic ring-hydroxylating dioxygenase subunit alpha, translating into MYLKNAWYVACWSHELGEALETRTICELPVLLYRKENGDPVAIGNLCPHRFAPLHLGRREGDNVRCMYHGMMFGETGACVENPHHGGVISKAMCVPKYPVVEKFGLIWVWTGEAEADESLIPDFGCYSAKGFKTLHGLMDVQANYQLITDNLLDLTHADFLHDGTLSSEAITVSKLETIEQGSTVWANRWCPDGDPPPVWGQLMESQMGMTTDDRIDHWLYMRWDAPAHLLLDVGISPVGKPREDGAWVYTGHHLTPVSPTRTLYYWTVVRNHAIDDPEVDAFWQGSIDYAFGVQDKPMIEAQQAAIGDRDIDTMRPVAIPADVAGGKARRKLAQLMKGEANGERPIPGASPLDELLAKSANSAAPVLPVV; encoded by the coding sequence ATGTATCTGAAGAACGCCTGGTATGTCGCCTGCTGGAGCCACGAGCTCGGTGAGGCGCTGGAAACCCGGACCATCTGCGAGCTCCCGGTCCTGCTCTACCGCAAGGAAAACGGCGATCCTGTCGCCATCGGCAACCTCTGTCCGCACCGCTTCGCTCCGCTGCACCTGGGTCGGCGCGAAGGTGACAATGTCCGCTGCATGTATCACGGCATGATGTTCGGCGAGACTGGCGCTTGCGTCGAAAACCCGCACCACGGTGGGGTCATCTCCAAGGCCATGTGCGTGCCCAAATACCCCGTGGTCGAGAAATTTGGCCTGATCTGGGTCTGGACTGGCGAAGCCGAGGCCGACGAGAGCCTGATCCCCGATTTCGGCTGCTACAGCGCCAAGGGTTTCAAGACGCTGCACGGGCTCATGGATGTGCAGGCCAACTACCAGCTGATCACGGACAACCTCCTCGACCTGACCCATGCCGATTTCCTGCATGACGGCACGCTGTCGAGCGAGGCGATCACCGTCAGCAAGCTGGAGACCATCGAGCAGGGTTCGACCGTGTGGGCCAACCGCTGGTGCCCCGATGGCGATCCGCCGCCGGTGTGGGGCCAGCTGATGGAAAGCCAGATGGGCATGACCACAGACGACAGGATCGACCACTGGCTCTATATGCGCTGGGATGCGCCCGCACACCTCTTGCTCGATGTCGGGATCTCGCCGGTCGGCAAGCCACGCGAGGACGGGGCCTGGGTCTATACCGGGCACCATTTGACCCCGGTCTCGCCGACGCGGACGCTGTATTACTGGACCGTGGTGCGCAACCACGCGATCGACGATCCCGAAGTCGATGCGTTCTGGCAGGGTTCGATCGACTATGCCTTTGGGGTCCAGGACAAGCCCATGATCGAGGCCCAGCAGGCCGCTATCGGTGATCGCGATATCGACACCATGCGTCCGGTCGCGATCCCGGCCGATGTCGCCGGGGGCAAGGCCCGCCGGAAGCTCGCCCAGCTGATGAAGGGCGAAGCCAATGGCGAACGTCCGATCCCCGGGGCATCACCGCTCGACGAGCTGCTCGCGAAGAGCGCCAATAGCGCCGCGCCGGTGCTGCCGGTCGTATGA
- a CDS encoding alcohol dehydrogenase catalytic domain-containing protein, with the protein MKAAVFQALHQPLAFETLPDPEPGEGEVVVEVGRCGICGSDLHMSEDEAFGAQCGDVFGHEFAGEVVELGLGAEGLSKGDLVSVIPLMSCGTCEHCRRGEVQWCEGFGLQGGGYAEYAVTRPNQCVVLPKGVSLADGAIIEPLAVALHGVRLSGLAKGDRVLVLGAGPIGLSVAFWARRMGAAQVVVQDVAMHQMERALEMGAHDFVVDTQDPAGASSLVLGGGADIVFECVGIPGLIDQAVQQVRNRGTILLLGLCTRPDSINSFAMLSKEVRLVTSAFFTRSDYEEALDALASGAAEPPALVTGTIGLAETPDVFEALKARTDQCKVLIAP; encoded by the coding sequence GTGAAAGCCGCCGTCTTCCAGGCGCTGCACCAGCCGCTGGCGTTCGAGACCCTGCCTGATCCTGAGCCGGGTGAAGGCGAAGTCGTGGTCGAGGTTGGCCGTTGCGGCATTTGCGGAAGCGATCTGCACATGAGCGAGGACGAGGCCTTCGGCGCGCAATGCGGCGATGTCTTCGGGCATGAGTTTGCCGGTGAAGTGGTCGAGCTTGGGCTGGGAGCGGAAGGCCTCTCCAAGGGCGACCTTGTCTCTGTCATCCCGCTGATGAGCTGCGGCACCTGCGAGCATTGTCGCCGCGGCGAAGTGCAATGGTGTGAAGGGTTCGGGCTGCAGGGCGGGGGCTATGCAGAATATGCCGTCACACGGCCTAACCAGTGCGTCGTCCTGCCCAAGGGCGTCAGCCTGGCCGATGGCGCGATCATCGAACCGCTGGCGGTGGCGCTCCACGGAGTGCGATTGAGCGGGCTTGCCAAGGGCGACCGCGTGCTGGTGCTGGGTGCCGGCCCGATCGGCCTGTCGGTGGCATTCTGGGCCCGGCGGATGGGGGCGGCGCAGGTGGTGGTGCAGGATGTTGCCATGCATCAGATGGAGCGCGCGCTGGAAATGGGGGCGCACGATTTCGTCGTCGATACGCAGGACCCGGCAGGTGCCTCGTCACTGGTGCTGGGCGGCGGGGCCGACATCGTGTTCGAATGCGTCGGCATTCCCGGCCTGATCGACCAGGCCGTGCAGCAGGTCCGCAATCGAGGCACGATCCTGCTGCTGGGCCTGTGCACAAGGCCTGACAGCATCAATTCTTTCGCCATGCTGAGCAAGGAAGTGCGGCTGGTAACCAGCGCCTTCTTCACCCGTAGCGATTATGAAGAGGCGCTCGACGCGCTGGCCTCTGGCGCTGCCGAACCGCCCGCGCTGGTGACCGGCACCATTGGCCTTGCTGAGACTCCGGATGTGTTCGAAGCGCTCAAGGCGCGAACGGACCAGTGCAAGGTACTGATCGCGCCATAG